The following proteins are co-located in the Mus pahari chromosome 14, PAHARI_EIJ_v1.1, whole genome shotgun sequence genome:
- the Mcrip1 gene encoding mapk-regulated corepressor-interacting protein 1 isoform X1 produces MQWLCASPGPVAKLDVPVAGSIVPLLTKAVQILGWSSEINGLPSGRHVSNRGQAQAKAPSRRTRSRALGLDIPAMTSSPVSRVVYNGKRNSSPRSPTNSSEIFTPAHEENVRFIYEAWQGVERDLHSQLSSGERCLVEEYVEKVPNPSLKTFKPIDLSDLKRRNTQDAKKS; encoded by the exons ATGCAGTGGCTCTGCGCAAGCCCGGGGCCCGTCGCCAAGCTGGACGTGCCGGTGGCCGGAAGTATCGTACCCCTGTTGACAAAAGCAGTCCAGATCCTGGGGTGGTCGTCCGAGATAAATGGTCTTCCCTCTGGACGCCATGTTTCAAACAGAGGGCAAGCTCAAGCAAAGGCCCCCA GCCGCAGGACCAGGAGCCGAGCACTAGGACTGGACATCCCAGCAATGACCAG CTctcctgtctccagagttgtctacAACGGCAAGAGGAATAGCAGTCCCCGCTCTCCCACCAACAGCAGTGAGATCTTCACACCGGCACACGAAGAGAATGTGCGCTTCATTTATGAAG CCTGGCAGGGTGTTGAGCGAGACCTGCACAGCCAGCTGTCCAGTGGTGAGCGGTGCCTAGTGGAGGAGTATGTGGAGAAAGTCCCCAACCCCAGCCTGAAGA CCTTCAAGCCCATCGACCTGAGTGACCTGAAGCGCCGGAACACGCAGGATGCCAAGAAGTCCTAG
- the Mcrip1 gene encoding mapk-regulated corepressor-interacting protein 1 isoform X2 gives MTSSPVSRVVYNGKRNSSPRSPTNSSEIFTPAHEENVRFIYEAWQGVERDLHSQLSSGERCLVEEYVEKVPNPSLKTFKPIDLSDLKRRNTQDAKKS, from the exons ATGACCAG CTctcctgtctccagagttgtctacAACGGCAAGAGGAATAGCAGTCCCCGCTCTCCCACCAACAGCAGTGAGATCTTCACACCGGCACACGAAGAGAATGTGCGCTTCATTTATGAAG CCTGGCAGGGTGTTGAGCGAGACCTGCACAGCCAGCTGTCCAGTGGTGAGCGGTGCCTAGTGGAGGAGTATGTGGAGAAAGTCCCCAACCCCAGCCTGAAGA CCTTCAAGCCCATCGACCTGAGTGACCTGAAGCGCCGGAACACGCAGGATGCCAAGAAGTCCTAG
- the Ppp1r27 gene encoding protein phosphatase 1 regulatory subunit 27: protein MPSRTVRYARYSPRQRRRRILAARSVRFPNDVLFLDHIRQGDLEQVGRFIRARKVSLDTIHPSGLAALHEAVLSGNLECVKLLVKYGADIHQRDETGWTPLHIACSDGYPDIARYLISLGADRDAANDDGDLPSDLIDPDFKDLVELFRGTSMD, encoded by the exons ATGCCCAGCCGAACAGTCCGCTATGCTCGCTACAGTCCCCGGCAGCGGAGGCGGCGGATATTGGCTGCTCGGAGCGTGCGCTTCCCTAATGATGTTCTCTTCTTGGACCACATCCGCCAAGGCGACCTGGAGCAGGTGGGGCGCTTTATCCGGGCTCGGAAAGTCTCCCTAGATACCATCCACCCCTCAG GTCTGGCTGCTCTGCATGAAGCTGTGCTCTCTGGAAACCTAGAGTGTGTGAAGCTGCTAGTCAAATATGGGGCTGACATTCACCAGCGGGATGAGACAGGCTGGACACCACTGCACATCGCGTGCAGTGATGGGTACCCTGACATAGCCAG GTATCTCATCTCTTTGGGGGCAGACAGAGATGCAGCCAATGATGATGGCGATCTGCCCTCCGACCTTATTGACCCGGACTTCAAAGACTTGGTGGAACTCTTCAGAGGAACCAGCATGGACTGA